A genome region from Staphylococcus capitis subsp. capitis includes the following:
- the obgE gene encoding GTPase ObgE — MFVDQVKISLKAGDGGNGITAYRREKYVPFGGPAGGDGGKGASVVFEVDEGLRTLLDFRYQRHFKAKKGENGQSSNMHGKNAEDLVLKVPPGTIIKSVETEEVLADLVEDGQRAIVARGGRGGRGNSRFATPRNPAPDFSENGEPGEELDVTLELKLLADVGLVGFPSVGKSTLLSIVSKAKPKIGAYHFTTIKPNLGVVSTPDSRSFVMADLPGLIEGASDGVGLGHQFLRHVERTKVIVHMIDMSGSEGRDPIEDYKIINQELVNYKQRLEDRPQIVVANKMDIPDAKDNLELFKEEVGEDITIVPVSTITRDNIDQLLYLIADKLEEVKDVDFSVEEDENIGVNRVLYKHTPSQDAFTITRDDDGAYVVSGNAIERMFKMTDFNSDPAVRRFARQMRSMGIDDALRERGCSNGDIVRILGGEFEFVE, encoded by the coding sequence ATGTTTGTCGATCAAGTCAAAATATCTCTCAAAGCAGGTGATGGAGGTAACGGAATCACTGCTTATCGAAGAGAAAAATATGTACCTTTTGGTGGACCAGCTGGAGGTGACGGTGGTAAAGGTGCCTCAGTTGTATTTGAAGTAGATGAAGGTTTAAGAACACTTTTAGACTTTAGATATCAAAGACACTTTAAAGCTAAAAAAGGTGAAAATGGGCAAAGTAGCAATATGCATGGTAAAAATGCTGAAGACTTAGTATTAAAAGTGCCCCCAGGTACAATTATTAAAAGTGTAGAAACTGAAGAGGTTTTAGCTGACTTAGTTGAAGACGGTCAAAGAGCTATCGTTGCACGTGGGGGCCGTGGTGGTCGTGGTAACTCTCGTTTTGCTACTCCACGTAATCCAGCACCTGATTTCAGCGAAAATGGTGAGCCCGGTGAGGAACTAGATGTAACCTTAGAACTTAAATTATTAGCGGATGTCGGTTTAGTTGGTTTCCCTAGTGTTGGTAAATCTACGTTATTATCTATTGTTTCAAAAGCAAAACCTAAAATTGGAGCTTATCATTTTACTACGATTAAGCCAAACTTAGGTGTAGTTTCTACGCCAGACAGTAGAAGTTTTGTTATGGCTGATTTACCTGGTCTTATAGAAGGTGCTTCAGATGGCGTTGGTCTAGGTCATCAATTTTTAAGACATGTAGAACGAACTAAAGTGATTGTTCACATGATAGATATGAGTGGTTCTGAAGGAAGAGATCCTATTGAAGACTATAAAATCATCAATCAAGAACTTGTTAATTATAAGCAACGACTTGAAGATCGCCCACAGATTGTAGTGGCTAATAAAATGGACATTCCTGACGCTAAAGATAATTTAGAACTTTTTAAAGAGGAAGTTGGCGAAGATATTACAATTGTTCCGGTATCAACTATCACACGAGATAACATAGATCAATTGTTGTATCTCATTGCTGATAAACTAGAAGAAGTTAAAGATGTTGACTTCTCAGTTGAAGAAGATGAAAATATAGGCGTCAATCGTGTTTTATATAAACACACGCCTTCCCAAGATGCATTTACAATTACTAGAGACGACGATGGTGCTTATGTAGTAAGTGGTAATGCAATTGAAAGAATGTTCAAAATGACTGATTTCAATAGTGATCCTGCCGTACGTCGATTTGCAAGACAAATGCGTTCAATGGGTATTGATGATGCATTAAGAGAAAGAGGATGTAGCAATGGAGATATCGTTAGAATTCTAGGTGGGGAATTTGAATTTGTCGAATAG
- the ruvA gene encoding Holliday junction branch migration protein RuvA, with protein MYAYVKGTLTQLFPTHVVVETSGIGYEIQTPNSYRFQKYLNRDVQIFTSLIVREDAQLLYGFISEEEKDMFHSLIKVTGIGPKSALAILAASSPNGVKRAIENENDAYLTQFPGIGKKTARQIVLDLKGKVTITEEDSESLLKVDVNNDEQSQVVKEAMLALEALGYSKRELSKVEKVLNKQSVSSVDEAVKVGLQTLVS; from the coding sequence ATGTATGCTTATGTAAAAGGAACATTAACGCAATTATTTCCAACTCATGTAGTGGTTGAAACTTCAGGAATAGGTTATGAAATTCAAACACCTAATTCTTATCGTTTTCAAAAATATTTAAATCGAGATGTACAAATTTTCACTTCTTTGATTGTTAGAGAAGATGCACAATTGTTGTATGGATTCATTAGTGAAGAAGAGAAAGATATGTTTCATAGTTTAATTAAAGTCACGGGAATTGGTCCCAAGTCTGCTTTAGCCATTTTAGCAGCTAGTTCTCCAAATGGAGTGAAAAGAGCAATTGAAAATGAGAATGATGCTTATCTAACTCAGTTCCCTGGCATCGGTAAAAAAACGGCCAGACAAATCGTGTTAGATTTAAAAGGTAAAGTCACTATTACTGAGGAAGATTCAGAATCATTGCTTAAAGTCGATGTTAATAATGATGAACAAAGTCAAGTTGTTAAAGAAGCTATGTTAGCATTAGAAGCATTAGGATACTCAAAACGTGAACTTTCTAAGGTTGAAAAAGTGTTAAACAAGCAAAGTGTATCTAGTGTAGACGAAGCTGTAAAAGTAGGCTTACAAACGTTAGTTTCTTAA
- the secDF gene encoding protein translocase subunit SecDF encodes MKKTSRLIAFILLVALLFTGMGLTYKNVVKNVNLGLDLQGGFEVLYQVNPLDKGEKIDKKALQATSRTLENRVNVLGVSEPKIQIEDPNRIRVQLAGIKDQAQARKLLSTQANLTIRDAQDHVLMSGSDIKQGSAKQEFKQDQPTVTFKVKSKEKFKKVTEKISKKRDNVMVVWMDYKKGDSYKKEAKKQQEGKDPKYVSAANVDQPINSDSVEISGGFNGKKGVKEAKQIAELLNAGSLPVDLKEIYSNSVGAQFGQDALDKTIFASFIGVGIIYLFMLGFYRLPGLVAIIALTTYIYLTLVAFNFISGVLTLPGLAALVLGVGMAVDANIIMYERIKDELRIGRTLKQAYSKANKSSFLTIFDSNLTTVIAAAVLFFFGESSVKGFATMLLLGILMIFVTAVFLSRGLLSLLVSSNFFKKKYWLFGVKKKDRHDINEGKDVHDLKTSFEKWNFVKLAKPLIALSILIVIVGLFILSIFKLNLGIDFSSGTRADIETNQSLTQGKVEKAVKDVGLSPDQVQINGSGHKNATVQFKKNLSRAEDNKLSDKIKSEFGDTPQINSVSPLIGQELAKNAMTALILASIGIIIYVSLRFEWRMGLSAVLALLHDIFIIVAVFSLFRLEVDLTFIAAVLTIVGYSINDTIVTFDRVRENLHKVKVVTSPEQIDDIVNRSIRQTMTRSINTVLTVVVVVVAILIFGAPTIFNFSLALLIGLISGVFSSVFIAVPLWGIMKKRQLKKSPNNKLTVYKEKKSNDEKILV; translated from the coding sequence GTGAAGAAAACTAGTAGATTAATTGCATTCATACTACTTGTGGCTCTTCTTTTTACAGGAATGGGACTTACATATAAGAATGTAGTTAAAAATGTTAATTTAGGACTTGATTTACAAGGTGGTTTCGAAGTACTTTATCAAGTTAATCCTTTAGATAAAGGAGAAAAGATAGACAAGAAAGCACTTCAAGCAACATCAAGAACACTCGAAAACCGAGTTAATGTTCTAGGTGTTTCAGAACCTAAAATTCAAATTGAAGATCCTAACCGTATACGTGTTCAATTAGCTGGTATTAAGGACCAAGCTCAAGCACGTAAATTGTTATCTACGCAAGCGAATTTAACAATTAGGGACGCTCAAGACCATGTTTTAATGTCTGGTTCAGATATCAAACAAGGTTCAGCCAAACAAGAATTTAAACAAGATCAACCAACAGTAACATTTAAGGTTAAAAGCAAAGAAAAATTCAAAAAGGTTACTGAAAAGATTTCAAAAAAACGTGACAATGTTATGGTTGTCTGGATGGACTATAAAAAGGGTGATAGTTACAAGAAAGAGGCTAAGAAGCAACAAGAAGGTAAAGACCCTAAATATGTTTCTGCCGCAAACGTAGATCAGCCAATTAATTCAGATAGCGTCGAAATTTCCGGTGGTTTCAATGGTAAAAAAGGTGTTAAAGAAGCTAAGCAAATCGCTGAATTACTAAATGCCGGTTCGTTACCTGTAGATCTTAAAGAAATTTATTCTAATTCAGTTGGCGCACAATTTGGTCAAGATGCTCTAGATAAAACAATATTCGCTTCATTTATAGGTGTAGGAATAATTTATCTATTTATGCTAGGCTTCTACAGATTACCAGGTTTAGTAGCAATTATTGCATTGACTACTTACATTTACCTAACATTAGTTGCATTTAACTTTATTTCTGGTGTGTTAACATTACCTGGACTTGCCGCACTTGTGCTTGGTGTAGGTATGGCTGTTGATGCTAACATTATTATGTATGAGCGGATTAAAGATGAACTAAGAATAGGTCGAACGCTCAAGCAGGCATATTCTAAAGCAAACAAAAGTTCATTCCTAACGATCTTTGACTCAAACTTAACAACTGTTATTGCTGCAGCTGTGCTGTTCTTCTTCGGTGAGAGCTCAGTTAAAGGTTTCGCAACGATGTTACTATTAGGTATTTTAATGATATTCGTTACAGCTGTCTTCTTGTCACGTGGACTATTATCATTATTAGTATCATCTAACTTCTTTAAGAAAAAATATTGGTTATTTGGAGTTAAGAAGAAAGATCGCCATGACATTAATGAGGGTAAAGATGTTCATGACCTTAAAACATCATTTGAAAAGTGGAATTTCGTTAAGTTAGCAAAACCGCTTATTGCGTTAAGTATTTTAATCGTCATAGTTGGTTTATTTATTTTATCAATCTTTAAACTTAATTTAGGTATTGATTTCTCTTCTGGTACAAGAGCAGATATTGAGACGAATCAATCACTCACTCAAGGTAAAGTCGAAAAAGCTGTTAAAGATGTCGGCTTATCGCCAGATCAAGTTCAAATTAATGGCAGCGGTCATAAAAATGCTACTGTACAATTCAAGAAAAATTTATCAAGAGCAGAAGATAATAAGCTAAGTGATAAAATTAAATCAGAGTTTGGTGATACACCACAAATTAACTCAGTATCACCATTAATCGGTCAAGAACTCGCTAAAAATGCTATGACAGCGTTAATCCTAGCTTCAATAGGTATTATTATTTATGTATCACTTCGATTTGAATGGCGAATGGGCTTATCTGCAGTACTTGCGTTATTACATGACATATTTATAATCGTAGCAGTATTTAGTTTATTTAGATTAGAAGTTGACTTAACATTTATCGCAGCTGTATTAACAATTGTAGGTTATTCTATTAATGATACAATTGTTACTTTCGATCGTGTTCGAGAAAACTTGCATAAAGTTAAGGTGGTTACGTCACCTGAGCAAATTGACGATATTGTTAATAGATCAATTAGACAAACAATGACACGTTCAATTAATACGGTCTTAACGGTTGTAGTTGTAGTTGTTGCTATACTCATCTTTGGTGCACCAACTATATTTAACTTCTCATTAGCGTTATTAATTGGTTTAATCTCAGGAGTGTTCTCATCTGTATTTATCGCCGTACCGCTTTGGGGTATCATGAAAAAACGTCAATTGAAGAAATCTCCAAACAATAAATTAACGGTTTATAAAGAGAAAAAATCAAATGATGAAAAAATCTTAGTTTAA
- the yajC gene encoding preprotein translocase subunit YajC → MGQFTSLILPILLLVLMWFFLIRPQQKRAKEHREMISRVESGQKVTTIGGIKGTVKSVDETTVVITVNGHGTEMTFEKPAIKQVDPS, encoded by the coding sequence ATGGGCCAATTCACATCATTGATTTTACCAATTTTATTATTGGTATTAATGTGGTTCTTTTTAATTAGACCACAACAAAAACGTGCTAAAGAGCATCGTGAAATGATTAGCCGTGTAGAATCAGGACAAAAGGTTACTACAATAGGCGGTATTAAAGGTACTGTTAAATCTGTTGATGAAACAACAGTAGTCATTACAGTTAATGGTCATGGTACGGAAATGACTTTCGAGAAACCAGCCATCAAACAAGTTGACCCTTCATAA
- the recJ gene encoding single-stranded-DNA-specific exonuclease RecJ yields the protein MIKSRYHWDLAQPTEYITDDLAKKLNLSPIVKKVLESKNLVQENNILDVLEDKVLDHDPWLLSDMQKAIDRINLAIDKNERILVYGDYDADGVTSTTILVNTLQQLGAQVGWYIPNRFSEGYGPNELAFRNAYDEGISLIITVDNGIQGHDEIKMVQDLGVDVIVTDHHEIGRTLPEALAIVHPMHPDFDYPFKYLCGAGVAYKLSQALLSHPPQQFIALAAIGTIADLVSLTDENRSIVKRGLKILNDQTPVSINAILKQAGYNDQINEETIGFIIGPRLNVVGRLEDASLAAELLMVDEFEEAEFLAEQVEHFNQERKDIVAEITEEALSLAEEQVQQGNLFLLLAKENWHEGVLGIVASKIVETYALPTLVLNIDLEQNHAKGSARSIEQVSMFEILNAHQDLITKFGGHHMAAGMTMDIENIDELRKGLNEWMKQLSESTSLAPRKHVDVLLNESEITVKNIQDIQKLRPFGTDFNSPIFEVNDLNVKSIKAIGQEGKHLKVALGENQLAALYWSYGHLAKEIEMGQPLNLIGNLQINEWNGNQSPQLIIQDIATETIQILDYRSKRKHLQFTENNSNTAYVIHPKKDKTNEHHYYYGETIESQYDKVVLRDLPTTMNEIEETLKQLQFSQLYLVLQHDQSIYFEGMPSKALFKECFKALINKQETNLAKEGMMLCEFLKVKPEILKFMLKVFNELNFIYNEDGLIKINSHSSKKDIETSRLYQLRQSRIEVEKRLLYDDFSNIKNWIMSQLS from the coding sequence ATGATTAAATCAAGATATCATTGGGATTTAGCCCAGCCAACTGAATACATAACAGATGATCTTGCTAAGAAACTTAATCTTTCACCTATTGTAAAAAAAGTTTTGGAAAGCAAGAATCTAGTTCAAGAAAATAATATTTTAGATGTATTAGAAGATAAAGTACTTGACCATGACCCTTGGTTATTAAGTGATATGCAAAAAGCAATTGATCGCATAAATTTAGCTATTGATAAAAATGAACGTATTTTAGTCTATGGCGATTATGATGCTGATGGTGTCACTTCAACAACTATTCTTGTTAATACATTACAGCAATTGGGTGCTCAAGTAGGATGGTATATTCCTAATCGGTTTTCTGAAGGTTATGGACCTAATGAACTTGCCTTTCGTAATGCATATGATGAGGGGATCTCACTAATCATTACAGTGGATAATGGAATACAAGGTCATGATGAAATTAAAATGGTTCAAGACCTCGGTGTGGATGTCATTGTGACAGATCATCATGAGATTGGACGTACTTTACCAGAGGCATTAGCCATTGTACATCCTATGCACCCGGATTTTGACTATCCGTTTAAATATCTTTGTGGTGCTGGTGTTGCATATAAGTTATCGCAAGCTTTATTAAGTCATCCACCTCAACAATTTATAGCATTAGCAGCTATAGGAACGATTGCAGATTTAGTGTCTTTAACAGATGAAAATCGTTCAATAGTTAAAAGAGGATTGAAAATATTAAATGATCAGACACCCGTTTCTATCAATGCTATATTGAAACAAGCAGGTTATAATGATCAAATCAACGAAGAAACAATTGGGTTTATCATTGGACCTCGACTCAATGTGGTAGGTAGATTAGAAGATGCATCACTAGCTGCTGAATTATTAATGGTAGATGAGTTTGAGGAAGCAGAATTTTTAGCTGAACAAGTGGAGCATTTCAATCAAGAAAGAAAAGATATTGTAGCAGAAATTACTGAAGAGGCGCTTTCATTAGCTGAGGAACAAGTTCAACAAGGAAACTTATTTTTATTATTAGCTAAAGAGAATTGGCATGAAGGAGTACTCGGTATTGTAGCATCTAAGATTGTTGAAACTTATGCTCTGCCAACTCTAGTCTTGAATATTGATTTGGAGCAAAATCATGCTAAAGGCTCTGCTCGTTCGATAGAACAAGTGTCAATGTTTGAAATTTTGAATGCTCATCAAGATTTAATTACTAAATTTGGTGGTCATCATATGGCTGCTGGTATGACTATGGATATAGAAAATATTGATGAACTACGAAAAGGTCTTAACGAGTGGATGAAGCAACTTTCAGAATCAACATCTTTAGCACCACGTAAACATGTAGATGTACTGCTCAATGAGAGTGAAATTACTGTTAAAAATATCCAAGATATACAAAAATTGCGTCCTTTTGGTACAGACTTTAATAGTCCTATATTTGAAGTTAATGATTTAAATGTTAAATCGATTAAAGCTATAGGCCAAGAAGGTAAACATTTAAAAGTGGCACTTGGGGAGAATCAATTAGCGGCACTTTACTGGAGTTATGGACATCTTGCTAAAGAAATCGAAATGGGGCAACCACTTAATTTAATAGGTAACCTTCAAATCAATGAATGGAATGGAAATCAATCACCCCAATTAATTATTCAAGATATTGCTACAGAAACAATACAAATCTTAGATTATCGAAGCAAACGTAAGCATCTTCAATTCACTGAAAATAATTCTAATACAGCATATGTGATTCATCCTAAAAAGGATAAAACCAATGAGCATCATTATTATTATGGTGAAACTATAGAATCACAATATGATAAAGTAGTTCTCAGAGATTTACCTACAACAATGAATGAAATTGAAGAAACGCTTAAACAATTACAATTTTCCCAGCTTTATCTTGTTTTGCAACATGATCAATCAATTTATTTTGAAGGTATGCCAAGCAAAGCATTGTTTAAAGAATGTTTTAAAGCTTTAATTAACAAACAAGAAACAAATTTAGCTAAAGAGGGTATGATGTTGTGTGAGTTTTTAAAAGTTAAGCCAGAAATATTAAAGTTTATGCTTAAAGTTTTTAATGAGCTTAATTTTATTTACAACGAGGATGGTCTTATTAAAATAAATTCACACTCTAGTAAAAAAGATATCGAGACGAGTCGTCTTTACCAATTAAGACAATCTCGAATAGAAGTAGAAAAAAGATTACTGTACGATGACTTTTCAAATATTAAGAATTGGATAATGTCTCAATTGAGTTAA
- the tgt gene encoding tRNA guanosine(34) transglycosylase Tgt, whose amino-acid sequence MPAVTYEHIKTCKQSGARLCIVHTPHGSFETPMFMPVGTKATVKTMSPEELKDIEAKIILGNTYHLWLQPGNDIIKQAGGLHQFMNWDGPILTDSGGFQVFSLSNLRKITEEGVEFRHHTNGSKLFLSPEKSMQIQNDLGSDIMMAFDECPPMPSEYDYVKNSIERTTRWAERCLKAHQRPEEQALFGIIQGGEYKDLREQSAKELVDLDFPGYAIGGLSVGEPKPVMYDMVEHTEQFMPKDKPRYLMGVGSPDALIECSIRGMDMFDCVLPTRIARNGTCMTSKGRVVIKNAKYADDLGPLDDNCDCYTCRNYSRAYIRHLIKAEETFGIRLTTIHNLHFLLKLMEDIRQAIREDRLLDFKDAFFEQYGLNVENPKNF is encoded by the coding sequence ATGCCTGCGGTAACTTATGAGCATATTAAAACATGTAAACAATCAGGGGCAAGATTATGTATTGTACATACACCACATGGTTCATTTGAGACACCGATGTTTATGCCTGTGGGAACAAAAGCTACAGTTAAAACGATGAGCCCTGAAGAACTTAAAGATATTGAAGCAAAAATCATTTTGGGCAACACATATCATTTGTGGCTACAACCTGGAAATGATATCATCAAGCAAGCTGGGGGCCTACATCAATTCATGAATTGGGATGGTCCGATTTTAACAGACTCTGGTGGATTTCAAGTTTTCAGTTTGAGTAATTTGCGTAAAATAACTGAAGAGGGCGTTGAATTTAGACATCATACTAATGGTTCTAAACTTTTCCTTAGCCCTGAAAAGTCTATGCAAATACAAAATGATTTAGGTTCAGATATCATGATGGCGTTTGATGAATGTCCGCCCATGCCATCTGAATACGATTATGTTAAAAACTCAATTGAAAGAACCACACGCTGGGCAGAAAGATGTTTAAAAGCGCATCAGCGTCCCGAAGAGCAAGCATTGTTCGGTATTATTCAAGGTGGAGAATACAAAGATTTACGTGAGCAAAGTGCGAAAGAGCTTGTTGACCTTGATTTTCCTGGCTATGCTATCGGAGGTCTGTCTGTGGGAGAACCGAAGCCAGTTATGTATGACATGGTTGAACATACCGAACAATTTATGCCTAAAGATAAACCTAGATATCTTATGGGGGTAGGCTCACCTGATGCATTAATAGAGTGTAGCATCAGAGGCATGGATATGTTTGATTGCGTGCTTCCTACTAGAATCGCTCGAAATGGTACATGTATGACTTCAAAAGGTCGTGTAGTTATCAAAAATGCAAAATATGCAGATGACCTTGGACCATTAGATGATAATTGTGACTGTTATACTTGTCGTAATTATTCAAGAGCATATATTAGACATTTAATCAAAGCGGAAGAAACTTTTGGTATCCGTCTTACTACTATTCATAATTTACATTTTCTGCTAAAATTAATGGAAGATATAAGACAAGCCATTCGAGAAGACCGTCTTTTAGACTTTAAAGATGCGTTCTTTGAACAGTATGGATTAAATGTAGAGAACCCTAAGAACTTTTAA
- the queA gene encoding tRNA preQ1(34) S-adenosylmethionine ribosyltransferase-isomerase QueA — protein MNIEEFDYHLPESLIAQTPLKNRDQSRLLVLQRETGKMTHLHFKDVIDYLNPGDTLVLNDTRVMPARLFGLKEETGAKVEMLMLTQIEGNDWEVLLKPAKRIKVGNRLSFGDGKIVAECIKELEQGGRIMRLHYDGILQERLDELGEMPLPPYIKERLDDPDRYQTVYAKESGSAAAPTAGLHFTDDLLNQIKQKGVNIAFITLHVGLGTFRPVSVDNIDDHEMHSEYYQMTQETADLLNQTKAKGKRIISVGTTSTRTLETIRRGHEQFVEKSGWTDIFIYPGFEYKAIDGLITNFHLPKSTLVMLVSAFSTRENILNAYHKAVEMEYRFFSFGDAMLII, from the coding sequence TTGAATATTGAAGAATTTGACTATCATTTGCCAGAATCTTTAATAGCTCAAACACCTTTAAAAAATAGAGACCAAAGTCGTTTGCTTGTGCTTCAAAGAGAGACTGGTAAAATGACTCACCTCCATTTTAAAGATGTCATTGATTATTTAAATCCTGGAGATACACTGGTTTTAAATGATACGCGAGTGATGCCCGCAAGACTATTTGGCTTAAAAGAGGAAACTGGCGCTAAAGTAGAAATGCTTATGCTTACTCAAATTGAGGGAAACGATTGGGAAGTATTGCTAAAACCTGCTAAAAGAATCAAGGTGGGTAATCGCTTATCATTTGGCGACGGAAAAATTGTTGCTGAATGTATTAAAGAATTAGAACAAGGTGGACGTATTATGCGTCTACACTATGATGGTATTTTACAAGAACGCCTTGATGAGCTTGGCGAGATGCCTTTACCTCCTTACATTAAAGAACGTCTTGATGATCCAGATAGGTATCAAACTGTATACGCTAAAGAAAGTGGTTCTGCTGCAGCTCCAACTGCAGGGTTACATTTTACGGATGATTTATTAAATCAAATTAAGCAAAAAGGGGTCAATATCGCTTTTATAACATTGCATGTAGGGTTAGGCACGTTCAGACCAGTTAGCGTTGATAACATTGATGATCACGAAATGCATAGCGAATATTATCAAATGACTCAAGAAACTGCTGATTTACTTAATCAAACAAAGGCCAAAGGTAAAAGAATAATTTCGGTGGGAACAACATCTACACGTACTTTAGAAACTATTAGAAGAGGCCACGAGCAATTTGTTGAAAAAAGTGGCTGGACGGATATATTTATTTATCCTGGATTTGAATATAAAGCAATTGATGGATTAATTACTAATTTCCATTTACCTAAATCTACATTAGTAATGCTAGTTTCAGCATTTAGTACTAGAGAAAATATTTTAAATGCATATCATAAAGCGGTAGAAATGGAGTACAGATTCTTCAGTTTTGGAGATGCAATGTTAATTATTTAA
- a CDS encoding ACT domain-containing protein — MDNKDYRKFYLIREDVLPESVVKTLKVKDALKNNPELSIYDAVKQFNLSRSAFYKYRETIFPVDEKMLDHREFTLILYVNDIVGMLAQVLNTISKLQLSVLTIHQSVPMEDKATITLSLNAQSSYLSIDDVVNTLREIEHVSKVELISMSM; from the coding sequence ATGGACAATAAAGACTATAGAAAGTTTTATTTAATTAGAGAAGATGTATTACCAGAATCTGTTGTTAAAACTTTGAAAGTTAAAGATGCTTTAAAAAACAATCCTGAATTGTCCATTTATGATGCAGTTAAACAGTTCAACTTATCCCGTAGTGCCTTTTATAAATATAGGGAAACTATATTTCCTGTAGATGAAAAGATGCTAGATCATAGGGAGTTTACACTCATTTTATATGTTAATGATATAGTAGGAATGTTAGCACAAGTACTAAATACAATTTCAAAACTTCAATTATCTGTATTAACGATACACCAAAGTGTACCTATGGAAGATAAAGCTACGATTACTTTATCACTTAACGCTCAATCATCCTATCTCTCAATTGATGATGTAGTCAATACACTTAGAGAAATAGAACATGTTTCAAAAGTTGAGTTAATTAGTATGAGTATGTAA
- the ruvB gene encoding Holliday junction branch migration DNA helicase RuvB, whose protein sequence is MDKRMVDQQFHNEDSDFELSLRPTKLKQYIGQTSIKSNLEVFIKAAKLREEPLDHVLLFGPPGLGKTTLSNIIANEMEVNIRTISGPSLERPGDLAAILSGLQPGDVLFIDEIHRLSSAVEEVLYPAMEDFFLDIIIGKGDEARSIRIDLPPFTLVGATTRAGSLTGPLRDRFGVHLRLEYYNENDLKEIITRTADVLGTGIDEESALELARRSRGTPRVANRLLKRVRDFQQVNEDDQIYIETTKRALQLLQVDKEGLDYIDHKMMNCIINQYNGGPVGLDTIAVSIGEERITIEDVYEPFLIQKGFLERTPRGRKATPFAYVHFNNTNEKRE, encoded by the coding sequence ATGGATAAAAGAATGGTCGATCAACAATTTCATAATGAAGATTCAGATTTCGAATTATCATTGAGACCAACTAAACTCAAACAATATATTGGTCAAACCTCTATTAAAAGTAATTTAGAAGTGTTCATTAAAGCTGCTAAATTAAGAGAAGAACCACTCGATCATGTGCTTTTATTCGGGCCACCAGGATTAGGTAAAACAACACTTTCAAATATTATAGCTAATGAAATGGAAGTTAATATACGTACAATCTCAGGTCCTTCATTAGAAAGACCTGGAGATTTAGCTGCAATTCTATCAGGACTACAGCCAGGTGATGTGCTTTTCATAGATGAAATTCATAGATTAAGTAGTGCCGTTGAAGAGGTACTCTATCCAGCAATGGAGGATTTCTTTTTAGATATTATTATTGGTAAAGGTGACGAGGCACGTAGTATTAGAATAGATTTACCACCATTTACACTAGTCGGTGCTACAACCAGAGCAGGTAGTTTAACAGGACCGTTAAGAGATAGATTTGGGGTGCACTTGAGACTTGAGTATTATAACGAAAATGATCTCAAAGAAATAATTACTCGAACTGCAGATGTACTTGGTACTGGTATTGATGAAGAGAGTGCTTTAGAATTAGCTCGACGTTCTCGTGGTACACCAAGAGTAGCAAATCGTTTATTGAAACGTGTTAGAGACTTTCAGCAAGTCAATGAAGATGATCAAATTTATATTGAAACAACAAAAAGAGCATTACAATTACTTCAAGTTGATAAAGAAGGTTTAGATTATATAGATCATAAAATGATGAACTGTATTATCAATCAATATAATGGTGGCCCTGTTGGTTTAGATACAATTGCTGTATCTATAGGTGAAGAGCGCATTACTATTGAAGATGTTTATGAACCATTTTTAATACAAAAAGGCTTTTTAGAGCGAACACCACGTGGACGAAAAGCGACGCCTTTCGCTTACGTGCATTTTAATAATACGAATGAAAAGAGGGAGTAA